The DNA sequence AGTAACCCCGACATCCAGAACCTAGCCTTTCAGAACCGCGTAACTATCCAGCGCGTACCCGTTGAGCGGCTCGACCGCCTGACGCGCAAAAACCACCAGGGCGTTGTGTGCCTGATTGCTCAGGTGCAGTACGTAAAACTGTCGAACGTCATTGCCGATGTATTCGAGCGGGGTGAAGTACCGTTCTTTCTGCTCCTCGACCGCATTACCGACGTCCGGAACTTTGGTGCCATTGCCCGTACCGCCGAGTGCACCGGTATTCAGTGTATCGTCATTCCGGGCCGGGGGGCTGCCGCTATTAATTCCGACGCGATGAAAACATCCTCGGGTGCGCTGAACCACATTTCGGTTTGCCGCGAGCCAGACCTGACCGAAACCGTTAAGTATTTGCAGGAGTCGGGCATTCAGGTCATTGCCTGTACCGAAAAATCGGCCCGCGACCTTTACGAGCGGACTACCGACCTGACCGGACCGATGGCGATTATCATGGGATCGGAAGAAGATGGTATCTCTCCCGAACTGCTGCGTATGGTCGACAACCACGTTAAGATTCCGCTTCTGGGTGCCGTTGGTTCGCTCAACGTATCCGTTGCGACGGGTGTTGTCCTGTACGAAGCCGTCCGGCAGCGTAGTCAGGCCACTCAGGCACCGTAATACCAACGACAGCACGTAGTCGAACCCCTGCTCCTGGCCGTTGAAGCCTGGGCAGGGGTTTGTGCTTTTGTAAGAATCTGGCTAGGCGCCTTTCGGGCCGGTAAGCAACGACTACCGTAATGCCATTGGGCTGTATCTTTGGCTTATACGTCTGTCTTCTGTCCTGGAATGCCTGCAGCACCTGCCACCACCCGACTCCTCATTATTCTCGCCTTTGGGGCTATTTATCTCATTTGGGGGTCAACCTTCCTGGCCATTGCCTGGGCGGTAGAAACGATACCGCCTTTCCTGATGATGGGCCTCCGGTTCTCGGTGGCGGGACTGACTATTTTTGTGTATGGCCTCCAGCGAAGTGGTAAGGCGATGCCTACGGGTCAGCAATGGTTCTGGGGCGCTGTCGCCGGAATCTTAATGATTCTGGTCGATTATGGGGCGCTCAGCTGGGCCGAGCAATACGTGCCATCGGGCGTCGCATCGGTTGTGATGGCGACTACACCCATCTGGCTGGTCCTGTTTGACGGCCGGCAGCGATCGCAGTTACTGACCAGTAAAACGCTGGCTGCGGGAATCGGGGCTGGATTAGTGGGCGTATGGCTTATCTACTGGAGCAGTCGTCAGGCGGTTTCAGGAGTGGGTGTTACCGGGTCGAGGTACGTCCAGGGAATGGCTGCTCTCCTGATCGCTTCGGTGAGCTGGGCGGTGGGTACACTGCTCTATCGGGATCGTAACACCGAGGTCAACGTACCAACCCGGATGGGGATGCAGATGCTGGTGGGCGGGAGTTTGCTGCTGGTAGTCAGCGGTCTGGCGGGGGAGTGGCGCACGTTTTCGGTGGGGCATGTTTCCACTACGTCCTGGCTTTCGCTGGTGTATCTCATCACGTTGGGTACCCTGGTTGCGCACACGGCCTATTTGTGGTTGTTACAAGTGCAACCCCCGGCGCTGGTTGGGACGTATGCCTATGTCAATCCGGTTATTGCGCTGCTACTGGGGTGGTGGCTGGACGACGAACCACTCACGCTCGTTATTGGTCTGGCTACGCTGATCATTCTAGGAGCTGTTATCCTGATCAGGCGCGCCTGATTTTTCTGGGGTGAAGTTTTACGCGTTTCTGTCGGTACTGCCAGGGCAGGGCTGTTTCCCAATCGGTGCGTTGCTGAACAGAGACGAACGGCCGGCGTTGGGGTACCGCATAGACCTTACGCCCCCGATGCCCGTAGGTAGTCTTGATTTCTCGGACGATAAAATACGGCTGGGACGCCAATACCCGTAAGCCAATACGAAGCAACGCGCCCAGGAAGCACG is a window from the Spirosoma rigui genome containing:
- the rlmB gene encoding 23S rRNA (guanosine(2251)-2'-O)-methyltransferase RlmB; the encoded protein is MENRRNPRVNRPNQTRHYTSKPQFSPGPDEMVFGIQSVIETLKSDQQIDKLYMEKGLSNPDIQNLAFQNRVTIQRVPVERLDRLTRKNHQGVVCLIAQVQYVKLSNVIADVFERGEVPFFLLLDRITDVRNFGAIARTAECTGIQCIVIPGRGAAAINSDAMKTSSGALNHISVCREPDLTETVKYLQESGIQVIACTEKSARDLYERTTDLTGPMAIIMGSEEDGISPELLRMVDNHVKIPLLGAVGSLNVSVATGVVLYEAVRQRSQATQAP
- a CDS encoding EamA family transporter; translation: MPAAPATTRLLIILAFGAIYLIWGSTFLAIAWAVETIPPFLMMGLRFSVAGLTIFVYGLQRSGKAMPTGQQWFWGAVAGILMILVDYGALSWAEQYVPSGVASVVMATTPIWLVLFDGRQRSQLLTSKTLAAGIGAGLVGVWLIYWSSRQAVSGVGVTGSRYVQGMAALLIASVSWAVGTLLYRDRNTEVNVPTRMGMQMLVGGSLLLVVSGLAGEWRTFSVGHVSTTSWLSLVYLITLGTLVAHTAYLWLLQVQPPALVGTYAYVNPVIALLLGWWLDDEPLTLVIGLATLIILGAVILIRRA